DNA from Felis catus isolate Fca126 chromosome B3, F.catus_Fca126_mat1.0, whole genome shotgun sequence:
CGTGTGAGGTCTTCTGTGAGCTTCTCTAGCCCTTGGAGCAGGGCAGTACTGGCCTTCCCTCGAGCACGCCTGGCTCAGGGTCCAGGTCGAGGCAGgagctcctcttcctctcccccactggttTTGGAGAAGGCTCCCCGCTGTCCCATCCTCAGCGAGCCACTGCCTAGCTTCCTCACCACCTGGCAGTGACCTTCCATCATCACCCTCACCCCTTCTGGAGCCCTGATCGGCCCCGTTCGCCTGAAGTCCGACCCTTTGCCTGGACCTCTGCCCACCTTCTGTCCTTGGTGTGTGCCGTGGACATCAGCCCGTGGGTTCTGTGTGTAGGTGACTTGTGGTTCCCACACCCCTAAGCCCACATCTGGGCCATGTCACCCAGAGGCCACAGGCTCGAGCGGACAGCGCCCTGTCTGCAGGAGCCTGCCTGTACTGAGAGCTCTGCGAGGTTCCCCCCCCCGACACTGCCCTGTTAGGGAGCCTCCCACATTGAGTTCTGGGAAGTTCCTGTTTGGTCTCAGGGTTCCTCTGCAGAGTGGCTGCGTTGGCCTGGCCTCCGAGGACGGACGCAGGGTGATCTCGCCATTCCTGGCTCAGGttacccaccccacccacctccacagTTCCTGCGGGATGCGATGACTCATTCTCCCTGGCATTCCCTCCAGCGGAAGTGGGCCTCTTGAAAATTACTGTTTTACAGCATAAATATAGCCTTCATATACTGCGCGTTGATACGCACAATTTCCactcagagaggagggagggagggactatTTCATCATTCTCTTTGAGGCCCTAGTTGGGTTTTACTCCAAGTTGAAACAGTCCACATCATTTTCAGGAGATATTCCAGTGAAATACGAAAGCTCTTTTGGAACCTTCTGGGTATCCAACGCATAAACGGAGAAACACAACTTCAGAAAAGCGTTTCAATGTTAAAAATCTCCGAGCCCTGTCAAAACGATAGCACGTGATGTTTGAAATGATGATAACACATGATATTTATTGCGTACTCTCCATGAGCTTGACACCGTTCTGAGTTTTGCATAATGTGTGTCTGGATGTAGGTACGTATGTATCgatttattcattcactcctcGCGACAACGCTGTGAGGCGGGCACTGTAAAcgtgtccattttacagatgggggagTTGAGGCACCGCGAGGTGGGAAAACGTCAGGTCTTACCGCCGGCCGGAGGTGGGCTTTGGATTTGTGTATCTAACAGCCTTGTCCCAGGCCCTACAGGCTTAACCTCTAAACTTGCGTGGACTAGACTGTCCCCATCACCACAGAAAGTTGTGCTGGACGGCACTGCTCCAAACTGTGCTGCCTGGCTTGACATTGTGGAGAGCTCACTAGATTTTTGAATGCCTGCACGCAGCGGGTGTGATTCTAGCGACCAgtgttatggggggggggggggggagggaggtaggggagggagaTTATAGAGGACACGAGAGGGGCAAAGACGATAGGTACCATTTCAGAGGTTGCTTTGTCTTCTTCAGGTGAAACACCTGACCCGGGACTGGAGAACCACGGCACACGCCTTGAAGTACTCGATGAGCCTCGAGTTGAATGAGGACCACCGGAAGGTGAGGAGGACCACCCCCGTCCCGCTCTTCCCCAATGAGAACCTGCCAAGCAAGATGCTCCTGGTCTACGATCTCTACCTGTCCCCCAAGCTCTGGGCCCTGGCCACGCCCCAGAAGAACGGAAGGGTGCAGGAGAAGGTGATGGAACACCTGCTCAAGCTCTTCGGGACCTTCGGAGTCATCTCGTCAGTGCGGATCCTCAAGCCCGGGAGGGAGCTGCCCCCTGACATCCGGAGGGTCAGCAGCCGGTACAGCCAGGTGGGGACCCAGGAGTGCGCCATCGTGGAGTTCGAGGAGGTGGAGGCGGCCATCAGAGCGCATGAGTTCATGGTCACGGAATCTCAGGGCAGGGAGAACATGAAAGCCGTCCTGATTGGGATGAAGCCACCCAAAAAGAAACCTCCCAAAGACAAGAACCAGGATGAGGAGCCCACCGCGAGCATCCACCTGAACAAGTCCCTAAACAAGAGAGTCGAGGAGCTTCAATACATGGGTGACGAGTCTTCTGCCAACAGCTCCTCCGACCCCGAGAGCAACCCCACGTCCCCCATGGCCGGCCGGCGGCACGTGGTCACCACCAAGCTCAGCCCTGCTGGCCACCAGAATCTCTTCCTGAGCCCCAACGCCTCCCCATGCTCCAGTCCCTGGAGCAGCCCCTTGGCTCAACGCAAAGGCGTTTCCAGAAAATCCCCTCTGGCTGAGGAAGGGAGGCTGAACTGTAGCGCCAGCCCTGAGATCTTTCGCAAGTGCACGGATTATTCCTCCGACAGCAGCATCACTCCCTCCGGCAGCCCCTGGGTTCGGAGGCGCCGCCAGGCCGAGATGGGGACACAGGAGAAGAGCCCCGGGGCGAGTCCCCTGCTGTCTCGGAGGATGCAGACTGCCGATGGGTTACCTGTGGGGGTGCTGAGGTTGCCCAGAGGCCCTGACAACACCAGAGGGTTCCACGGAGGACACGAGAGAGGCAGGGCCTGTGTATAAATACCTTCTATTTTTAATACCCGCTCCATCAAGATACCTGGCATGATACAGAATGCGATTAGGTCCCCTTTGACAGATTTTGTATACGTGTAGACctcttaatttatatatttgtaatgtACATAGGTTGTCTGCTACGCCATGGTTTTAAGAGCACCTTCTAGTTCAGAACAACCAGCATGACCTTTATTTTGATGATGCCCAACGTGTATGAATGTTGCGGCTCCGCAGAGCTGTGGGACAGAGGCTCCTCCAGGGCGGGTCGGGCGGTGGGTCTCTTCCCCAGGACAGAGCTCCTGCCTGCGGTGACTGAGCCGACCTCGGCTGGCCACGCAAGAGCTTCCTGAGGACCCCCAGGAGCTCTGTTGTGTAATGGCAACTCGTTAAGCCGGTAGCATGGTGTCTCGTGGGACCAAATGTATATTTCCTGTCaagtcaataaataataaaacatccgACTGGGAGTCCTGCCTCTGAAGTCCTAGATCGTGGCTGACAGAAGTCTGTGCCCCTCTGACAAGGCTGTGGGTGGTAGGTCAGGAGGCCCTGAGGAGCTTAACTGGAGACGCATCTCTTGGAGGTCCTGCCCAGGGCAGCCCTGGGGCTCTCCTTGAGGCTCCGGCAGCCTGAGAGGTCGGCAGAGTTTGTGCAGATATGAGAGTACCGCGTCTCTTCGTCACAGTGAATCCTACCCGGGCAGAGGCAGCTTCGTAAAGACCAAGCTCTCTGGATACGGTCCCCAGGCTGGCTCCTTTTCCTTGGTGAATGTCCATTGTCACCGGCAGCTTCTGATGTAGTAGAAGGAGTAGTGGCCTGGATTTTAGCGTTGGCTTATCCACTTGCCCTTTGGGGGAGTTTAGACAAGTGCCGTTTAATGAAATTTGTTGACAGTTATTGAACGGTGATTAGACGCCAGGGACTATGCTTAGAGTTttccatgcattatctcatttaattccccccccccaaaccactCAAGAAACTTTCAGATATTATCCCCTTTTTACAGGGGAAGAAACAGACTTTATGTGGGTAACTAGCTTGTCCAGGGCCTACGGGCTAGGTTAGTAGAGCTGGCTTGAACctagcagtctggctccagagcccctaCTCTTAGCCACCAGATGGTACACAGCATCCCTGAACCTCACCATCCACGTTCCAAAAAGAAGCAACCACAGAAGGTGCTAGTATTTATTCAGCACCTCCTATGTGCTAGGCGTTTTGCTAGACAcgttctttcatttattctgtcAGTGTCCCTGGAAGATACTATTATACCGGTCGTACGCTGAAGCCGCTGAGGTACGATAATAGCTCAGGCCATTGtggaaatggaaaaggagagTGTATGTTTAATTACACCGTTTTATAAAAATTAGCAGATGATTATTATCTGCTTGGTAGGACCGTGTGTCCCTTCAGTCCCAGAATACCTATTAACTGGTAAGTGCCTCCAGGAGTTATTTAGATTTGCCATTTCCACCGCTGTTAGCTGTAGGTGGCCCAAAGGCCCacccccaaccaccccccccccccccggggcaaTGCCACAGCCCAGCCTcagtcccctccctgggcctgctCCCTCACTGTGCTCCCActcaccctccctgccccttcccctcagctgccccctccctgcccgtgGGCCATGGGGACATCTGGGCTTCACGACCTCTCCTTGGCCTGGCTACATTTTGATTATTCCACCCCCTTTATGCTCCAGCACACAAGCAGCCGCTCTGTTTTTTAGATTCACTCTTGTCAATCCTGATTGCTTTAAAAGAAATGCCTACACCCTCACCTTTTTATGTGAATACAGAAGAACTTGGCCTTCTGTCCTCAGTATTGCCCTCTGTGGTCTTAGGAAGGAACCCTGAATTGGAGGTCAGCAGAGTTGGGTTGTAGGCGTGGTTCTTTGGTAAGTAACTGACCTTGAGCaggtcatttctctctttttttttttttttcaacgtttatttatttttgggacagagagaaacagagcatgaacgggggaggggcagagagagagggagacacagaatcggaaacaggctccaggctccgagccatcagcccagagcccgacgcggggctcgaactcacggaccgcgagatcgtgacctggctgaagtcggacgcttaaccgactgcaccacccaggcgccccaggtcatttctctttttgactCGTGATTCCCCGTCTAACCAGGGGGTGACGGTAAGACGCTCCTGAAACAAAGCCTGTATGCGAGAGTGCTTTATGAACCGAAACGTACTTTGTAGGTGTTAGTCTTTACCTGGGTCTCCGGTCACCCCCCAAGACAACCTTCCTTGTATTGTTCTAGTGCTCAAGCCTGGCCTCACATTCGAATCACCTAGAGAGCTTTTCAAAACTGCCTGTGTCCACCCTGAGACAGTCTGATTTCCTTGGTCCTGGGGTGACGCCTGGGGACGAGCGGTATTCGAAACTCCCTGGGTGACTTTACTGGGCAGGCAGCACTGAGAAGCCCTGATCTGTCGGAACAAGGAGGAGTGTGGAATAGATGGAGGAAGGCTTAGAGGcatccctcctctccttctttttcaggatttgggctttctctctttttgtggaGCTCCGGGCgcacttcacccatcccccactcacggTGGCAGGGAGCCCTGGAGCACCTGCTGATGAACCTGACCCCTCTAAGTCTCTGGCCAAACCTTCAGCTGGGGCATGGGCTTCCTGTTTGCTAGCCCAGCAGGCCTCTCTTGAATAGCTTGACTGGGAAACCCAGCCAACAGTATTTTTACagatgtttcattatttttaatgaaaaccagTTCCTTCTCCACCTTGGGACCCAAAGCCTGCTGGACGCCTCCCATCGAAGGGCTGGCAGAACATCCTAGTGCGACACGTGTCCGAATACCACCTtgtctaccccccaccccccaccccatgcataTCTGCTCCTCCTGACTTCCCACCTCAGCCAGTATGTCTGGCTTTCACGTCCCCCAGACGGGAAGAGACCGCGTGGCCTCTGTGAAGGGGGCACGTTCTGGAGTCCAAcagcctaggttcaaatcctggtgaACGTTGACCAatgacttagcctctctgagtGTCAGTTTCTTCTCCTGTAAAAGGTGGAGGATCATCATTCCTATCTCATACGGTTTGCcaaaattaaatgagtttagaCCCGTAAAATGCTAAGCAACTTGCACACGGTAAACGCTCAGGGAACGTGAGGATGTCCTATGTAtaccttctccttctccactgCCCACGTTCAATCAACAATTCCGagctgtgagttccagccctgaattGTTTCTTATTTGCTCCCTCTGTCCCCAAGCACTTACCTCCGTTCATCTGTCCTCTCAAGCTCTCCCTGGCTGTAATCCTCTCTTTGACCTATCCCGTAATGCCACCAAAGCCATCTTACTTATGTAGAATTCTGTTTGCATCActtcctcacttaaaaaaaaaaaaaaaaagtgctggctGCCTTTCCCCTAAGCGCAGAGTGAGGGCCTAACTGCCTTGCATCCCCTGCTGTGCCGTGTATCTTGGGGGTAAGGTTCTCGGAACCTTAGCTCAGTCGATCTACAACCCGTGGGACTGTGGGGTCACCTCCTGAGCTGACAGGCCAGCTTCATATCCAGAAATGGGTTCCTGCCTGTTCTCGTTCACTAATGCGTCACTCCAGGGTGTGGCTGGGTTGAAAACGGCTCTATTTGGTTTCGGCCACATGGGACTGAAACATATGAAAAAGTACTCTTTGAAGACACATTGgtcattgattatttttaaagacttcccTTAAAATGTGAGCTAGCTTTCTCCAGTCGTCCTCAGCCACATATCCTATTCGTTGTGAGCTGTAAACAGGATGGAAAAGCGCCCGAGAAACTAACGACAAAGCTCTAAGGAGGAACGGATTGAAACAGGGAATGTCAATTTCTTATTCCCCCGACACTGGCTTCCATCCTGGTGAGAGCACGTTCCCTTAATGGAAAGGTACCCCTGGAGGCTACAGCCGGAGTACTTTGTCTTCACGAAGCATCCCTCAGGATGACCGTCATGTTGACGGATCAGTCCTTTGGCAGGCTGCCCATGGAGCAGTGGCCACACCAGCCACACAGTGTTCCGGGTGCTGGAACAAATGGGGTGGTGGGGCACGTGGCCAGCCCAACGGGTGAACGGAGCTGCTTTCACTTGGAGCAGTTTCTCGTTGAGCAGCTGTTTGCACAACACCCCTGATTTGGAATCAGCTATGGGAGGAGCAGAAGCAAGCAAGACATGTGTCTTGTGACCGTACAAAACATCCCATTGAATTCCACAAACGTTCCATACTATGAGTAGAAGCAGCAGCGAGCTGACGTGCTTTAGACAAAAGATGAATCCTAAGTGATCCTTGCCCTTATCTGTGACCGGAATGTGCAGTAGGTTCAGATCTGCCCTCTCAGCACCCCGCATCTTCAAAGACTGAGCTTGAGAAGGTCAATTCGCTGTGACTTCGGAGAGGTGGCCCCAGAGGCAAATTCCTTCCGttgctttgctctctctctctctcatcgcCCTCTGGTGTCCACACGGAGACATGGCCTTCATAACCAGGCACGGGCATAGAGTCCAGCTTATACTCCCAcggttggggaaaaaaagagaccctAGTTTTTAAGACGACTTGCCAAACTGTGAGGACTATCCCATCTCTGTAAGCTTCGGTTTCCTCGCCTGTAAAGTGAGGATGATAATACCCTACATCAGTGCTCTTGTAAGGATTAGAGGGGGTAATATAGGAAAGCACTTCATACCATCCCGGAATGTAGACACTGCTCCAAAAAACACATCCACTAAAACTCTCGGCAATGAATTCATCCTAACTTATGAAGAAGGGGCAAGACTTCTCAAGGGCATTAGTGTTTTCACATTATAGTCAATTGTTTACCTACCATTTCCTTGCTGGATCATGAACCATGAAGTAGGAACCGTAGATCTCAAATCATCTTAATACTGCCTGGCCCATGGCTGgagctcaggaaatatttgttgaatggaaaaTGAGTAAAAACTGATTTCccccagtttaaaaaaatctacagtgCGATGTGATATAAATTCAGTGTTTCCAAACATCCAAGCACATCCTCTCACAGGCCATAAAGATCCCAAGAGCTCTGTGGTTCAGCACTGTTTGAGAACTCCACCTGTCCTGAAATACTCTGGCCCTGGAATATATCTTGGAGTATCTGTAGGTTCCAACAGAAGGTATGGAAAAGCGCGTTCTGTATGATTAAGTCAGGGGTGGGGACTCTTGAGCTCTAAACTCTGAGGAATCTGAAAAGGAGAGTACCTAAGAAAAATGGAGGGGAGCTTAGGGATGGAGGCCAAGGGCCAGTAGGAATCTTCGGAAGTCAGGACCAAGGGATCACCAAAGCTGCCTGCTTTGTATGCAAAATGAGGGTGATGGTCCCATCCGGAAACACCTGGAATATACCCTGAAGGGCCAACCTAGTCAACAAACACCCAGGTGAATTCAGTAATACAAACATACTTGGGTCTCTCATATCTCATCACATGTGGCCACGGCGCAGACTTGAGAGAAGAAGCAGATACGAAGCTTTAtgaacatgaataaatattttcttgatcCCAGAACGATTCTCCTAATGCCACACGTCCACAAACCGacaaccacaaaataaaataaatgagacagacAAGCAGACTTGTTCAGTCTTTAAACGCAAGAACTCTAAGAAACTTCCACTGTGTTTTACTTTAA
Protein-coding regions in this window:
- the LARP6 gene encoding la-related protein 6 isoform X1; translated protein: MAQAGEEALPGPEPAVQIRVAIQEAEDVEEPEDEEEGTEARGAGDPARYLSPGWGSASEEEPSRGHSGTTTSGGENEHEDGEQEWKPPDQELIRKLVDQIEFYFSDANLEKDAFLLKHVRRNKLGYVSVKLLTSFKKVKHLTRDWRTTAHALKYSMSLELNEDHRKVRRTTPVPLFPNENLPSKMLLVYDLYLSPKLWALATPQKNGRVQEKVMEHLLKLFGTFGVISSVRILKPGRELPPDIRRVSSRYSQVGTQECAIVEFEEVEAAIRAHEFMVTESQGRENMKAVLIGMKPPKKKPPKDKNQDEEPTASIHLNKSLNKRVEELQYMGDESSANSSSDPESNPTSPMAGRRHVVTTKLSPAGHQNLFLSPNASPCSSPWSSPLAQRKGVSRKSPLAEEGRLNCSASPEIFRKCTDYSSDSSITPSGSPWVRRRRQAEMGTQEKSPGASPLLSRRMQTADGLPVGVLRLPRGPDNTRGFHGGHERGRACV
- the LARP6 gene encoding la-related protein 6 isoform X2: MSGTTTSGGENEHEDGEQEWKPPDQELIRKLVDQIEFYFSDANLEKDAFLLKHVRRNKLGYVSVKLLTSFKKVKHLTRDWRTTAHALKYSMSLELNEDHRKVRRTTPVPLFPNENLPSKMLLVYDLYLSPKLWALATPQKNGRVQEKVMEHLLKLFGTFGVISSVRILKPGRELPPDIRRVSSRYSQVGTQECAIVEFEEVEAAIRAHEFMVTESQGRENMKAVLIGMKPPKKKPPKDKNQDEEPTASIHLNKSLNKRVEELQYMGDESSANSSSDPESNPTSPMAGRRHVVTTKLSPAGHQNLFLSPNASPCSSPWSSPLAQRKGVSRKSPLAEEGRLNCSASPEIFRKCTDYSSDSSITPSGSPWVRRRRQAEMGTQEKSPGASPLLSRRMQTADGLPVGVLRLPRGPDNTRGFHGGHERGRACV
- the LARP6 gene encoding la-related protein 6 isoform X3: MSLELNEDHRKVRRTTPVPLFPNENLPSKMLLVYDLYLSPKLWALATPQKNGRVQEKVMEHLLKLFGTFGVISSVRILKPGRELPPDIRRVSSRYSQVGTQECAIVEFEEVEAAIRAHEFMVTESQGRENMKAVLIGMKPPKKKPPKDKNQDEEPTASIHLNKSLNKRVEELQYMGDESSANSSSDPESNPTSPMAGRRHVVTTKLSPAGHQNLFLSPNASPCSSPWSSPLAQRKGVSRKSPLAEEGRLNCSASPEIFRKCTDYSSDSSITPSGSPWVRRRRQAEMGTQEKSPGASPLLSRRMQTADGLPVGVLRLPRGPDNTRGFHGGHERGRACV